In a single window of the Esox lucius isolate fEsoLuc1 chromosome 22, fEsoLuc1.pri, whole genome shotgun sequence genome:
- the LOC105022088 gene encoding augurin-A, which produces MTFLSQHTQVFPPGMFVLWACGGDWSSDGCRFPSCFFFPLLPDTRTSGTENAMALHKLCLQILLLTVAFSYCAHSDDSKEGKLHRLLKRREAAVPGGVEAAPSEAKEFLRSLRRPRRNLWDRTRPDVQQWIMQFMHMGYDEARLETDLSYWMDLSRSSDQGRQHQYDENAPIGPQDPSSYRHGANVNYDYY; this is translated from the exons ATGACATTCCTGAGCCAGCACACGCAGGTTTTCCCCCCAGGAATGTTTGTCCTTTGGGCCTGTGGGGGAGACTGGAGCTCCGACGGTTGCCGATTCCCCTCCTGTTTCTTCTTCCCACTCCTTCCAGACACACGGACGTCTGGGACAGAGAACGCCATGGCTCTCCACAAACTCTGCCTGCAGATTCTCCTGCTGACCGTCGCCTTCTCCTACTGCGCTCACTCAG ACGACTCAAAGGAGGGCAAGCTTCACAGACTACTAAAGAGAAGAGAAG CGGCGGTGCCGGGTGGGGTGGAGGCGGCCCCCTCCGAGGCCAAGGAGTTCCTCAGGTCCCTGCGGAGGCCCAGGAGGAACCTCTGGGATCGGACCAGGCCAGACGTGCAGCAGTGGATCATGCAGTTCATGCACATGGGTTATGACGAGGCG AGGCTTGAAACTGACCTGTCCTACTGGATGGACCTCTCCCGGTCGTCTGACCAAGGGCGACAGCACCAGTATGACGAGAACGCCCCCATCGGGCCGCAGGACCCCAGTTCCTACAGACACGGCGCCAACGTCAATTATGACTACTATTAG